One Candidatus Rokuibacteriota bacterium genomic window carries:
- the modA gene encoding molybdate ABC transporter substrate-binding protein, protein LVLGSTGNLARQIEHGAPADVFFAADQGFVERLVARGFLIAETQTLYAQGRIVLATSRRSGPKLTELRALLDPKIRHVAIANPSHAPYGRAAEEALRKVGIWEAIKPKLIYGENIRHALQFIQTGAVEAGIVALSIADVPEVDWTLLDAALHAPLNQTVAVVRRSPRPELGLAFIHFTSGPEGRPIMKRYGFLLPGEF, encoded by the coding sequence CGCTGGTCCTGGGCTCGACCGGCAACCTGGCCAGGCAGATCGAGCACGGTGCGCCGGCGGATGTCTTCTTTGCCGCCGACCAGGGCTTTGTCGAGCGGCTCGTGGCCAGGGGGTTCCTCATCGCTGAGACCCAGACTCTCTACGCCCAGGGGCGGATCGTCCTCGCGACGTCGAGGCGCTCCGGGCCCAAGCTCACCGAGCTCCGCGCCCTCCTCGATCCGAAGATCAGGCACGTGGCTATCGCGAACCCGTCGCACGCCCCGTACGGCAGAGCGGCGGAGGAGGCGCTGAGAAAGGTCGGGATCTGGGAGGCGATCAAGCCCAAGCTGATCTACGGCGAGAATATCCGTCACGCGTTGCAGTTCATCCAGACCGGGGCCGTCGAAGCCGGGATCGTGGCGCTCTCGATCGCGGACGTGCCGGAGGTCGACTGGACGCTGCTCGACGCCGCGCTCCATGCGCCCCTGAACCAGACCGTGGCGGTGGTGAGGCGGAGCCCCCGACCCGAGCTGGGGCTGGCCTTCATCCACTTCACCAGCGGGCCTGAGGGCCGGCCGATCATGAAGCGCTACGGTTTCTTGCTCCCCGGGGAGTTTTGA
- the modB gene encoding molybdate ABC transporter permease subunit: MSVDLFPLWLSLRVSVTATVLTLLIGIPVAWLLARRRFPGRELLEVVVVFPLVLPPTVVGYYLLVVIGAQGPVGQALAAVGLELAFTWKAAVLAASVGSIALLIKSAQAGFETVDQRLEQAARTLGRSEWSIFWVVTLPLAWRSILAGTVLAFCRALGEFGITLMVAGSIPGKTQTLPLAIYDRVQANQMAEANALALIAIGVVTVLLFGLSRLARLRY, from the coding sequence TTGAGCGTGGACCTCTTCCCGCTGTGGCTCTCGCTCCGCGTGTCCGTCACGGCAACCGTGTTAACGCTTCTGATCGGGATCCCCGTGGCGTGGCTGCTCGCGCGGCGGCGCTTTCCGGGTCGGGAGCTGCTCGAGGTGGTCGTCGTGTTCCCGCTGGTCCTGCCGCCGACGGTCGTCGGCTACTACCTGCTGGTCGTGATCGGCGCTCAGGGGCCGGTCGGTCAGGCGCTGGCCGCCGTGGGCCTCGAGCTCGCGTTCACCTGGAAGGCCGCGGTCCTCGCGGCCTCGGTTGGCTCGATCGCGCTGCTCATCAAGTCGGCCCAGGCCGGGTTCGAGACGGTGGACCAGCGGCTCGAGCAGGCGGCGCGGACCCTCGGGCGCTCGGAGTGGAGCATCTTCTGGGTGGTGACGCTGCCGCTCGCGTGGCGGTCGATCCTGGCGGGAACGGTGCTGGCATTCTGCCGCGCGCTGGGGGAATTCGGGATCACGCTCATGGTGGCGGGGAGCATCCCGGGGAAGACCCAGACCCTCCCCCTGGCGATCTACGACCGTGTCCAGGCCAACCAGATGGCCGAGGCCAACGCGCTCGCGCTGATCGCGATCGGCGTCGTGACGGTCTTGCTCTTCGGCCTGAGCCGGCTGGCGCGGCTCCGGTACTGA
- a CDS encoding ATP-binding cassette domain-containing protein yields MVSLSVTKRLPGFTLDVSWEADEPVVALFGPSGAGKTLTLQCLSGLVRPDRGRIALNDRVFFDSAAGIDLPPQLRRLGYVFQGYALFPHLTVVENVAFGLKGRSRVERLSRTGEVLERLGLADLGRRYPSELSGGQQQRVALGRALAVDPDLLLLDEPLSALDAPLRRQLRQELGQVIREWGKATVLVTHDLSEAYQLADRVVVYEGGRVLQTAPKSELLWQPTSERVARLIGVRNLLRGTVAKATPEIIQIRWRGQTLEAVNSPARLYLPPPGSPLAFFIRSEYVRLIRKDRPGPDPGHHMNLMEGQVVGEEDQGTTWTLFFRLDAPGEPSQGAYDLEVEVPKLVYEILEIARARRWQVSIHRGSIQVLPSE; encoded by the coding sequence ATGGTTTCCCTGTCCGTCACGAAGCGCCTCCCCGGGTTCACGCTCGACGTGAGCTGGGAGGCCGATGAGCCGGTCGTGGCCCTCTTCGGCCCCTCGGGCGCGGGGAAAACTCTGACGCTCCAGTGCCTCTCTGGCCTCGTGCGGCCGGATCGGGGGCGCATCGCGCTCAACGACCGCGTCTTCTTCGACAGCGCGGCCGGCATCGATCTTCCGCCCCAGCTCCGACGGCTCGGCTACGTCTTTCAGGGCTACGCCCTCTTCCCCCACCTGACCGTGGTGGAAAACGTTGCGTTCGGCCTCAAGGGCCGTTCGCGAGTGGAGCGTCTGAGCCGGACCGGCGAGGTGCTCGAGCGGCTCGGCCTCGCCGACCTCGGGCGGCGCTACCCCTCGGAGCTCTCCGGCGGCCAGCAGCAGCGCGTCGCCCTGGGCCGGGCGCTGGCGGTGGATCCCGACCTCCTCCTGCTCGACGAGCCGCTCTCGGCCCTCGATGCCCCGCTCCGCCGCCAGCTCCGCCAGGAGCTGGGACAGGTCATCCGCGAGTGGGGGAAGGCCACGGTGCTGGTGACCCACGATCTGTCCGAAGCCTACCAGCTCGCCGATCGCGTTGTGGTGTACGAGGGTGGGCGCGTCCTCCAGACCGCGCCGAAGTCCGAGCTCCTCTGGCAGCCGACGTCGGAGCGGGTGGCGCGGCTGATCGGGGTGCGGAACCTCCTCAGGGGCACCGTTGCCAAGGCGACTCCCGAGATCATCCAGATCCGCTGGCGCGGCCAGACGCTCGAAGCTGTGAACTCCCCTGCGCGCTTGTACTTGCCGCCGCCCGGCAGTCCGCTTGCCTTCTTCATACGCTCGGAGTACGTGCGCCTCATCAGGAAAGACCGTCCCGGCCCTGACCCCGGCCACCACATGAACCTGATGGAAGGCCAGGTAGTGGGCGAGGAGGATCAGGGCACCACGTGGACGCTGTTCTTCAGGCTGGACGCCCCCGGGGAGCCGAGCCAGGGGGCGTACGATCTCGAGGTCGAGGTGCCGAAGCTGGTCTACGAGATTTTAGAAATTGCGCGGGCCAGGCGCTGGCAGGTCTCCATCCACCGGGGCTCCATCCAGGTGCTCCCGTCCGAATGA
- a CDS encoding ABC transporter ATP-binding protein, translating to MSGTGSPVVELSAVRIGYAGAFTLRVPALEVRAGEILAVIGPNGAGKSTLLRVIGLLEAPAAGQVRFKGEPVGRGGLLTIRREMASVFQDPLLVSGTVFENVALGLRFRRVAPAEVEARVRAWLDRFGIAHLTGRQARTLSGGEAQRTALARALVLQPELLLLDEPFAALDQPTREALIEELARILREELTTTVLVTHDRWEALALADRVAVMMRGEILQVDEASRLFRAPASEEIARFVGVETILDCRVLSYRAGVAIVDAEGQKLEVAAEVAPGERVRLCLRPEDVTLLTPGVPLPASSSRNQLAGTITRLLPVSVYVRAVVDCGFPLVALVTHRSVEELGLTEGVPVIAAFKATAPHVIRHGR from the coding sequence ATGAGCGGCACGGGCTCCCCCGTCGTCGAGCTGTCCGCGGTCCGGATCGGCTACGCCGGCGCATTCACGCTCAGGGTTCCCGCCCTCGAGGTTCGCGCGGGCGAGATCCTGGCGGTGATCGGTCCCAACGGGGCCGGCAAGTCCACGCTGCTCAGAGTGATCGGGCTCCTCGAGGCTCCCGCGGCCGGCCAGGTCAGATTCAAGGGCGAGCCGGTCGGGAGGGGAGGCCTTCTCACGATCCGGCGCGAGATGGCGAGCGTTTTCCAGGACCCGCTCCTGGTCAGCGGCACCGTCTTCGAGAACGTGGCCCTCGGCCTGAGGTTCCGTCGTGTCGCGCCGGCGGAGGTCGAAGCACGGGTTCGGGCCTGGCTCGACAGGTTCGGCATCGCCCACCTGACCGGTCGCCAGGCGCGCACGCTCTCGGGCGGCGAGGCCCAGCGGACGGCGCTCGCGCGGGCGCTCGTCCTGCAGCCCGAGCTCCTGCTGCTGGACGAGCCGTTCGCCGCGCTCGACCAGCCGACCCGCGAGGCGTTGATCGAGGAGCTGGCGAGGATCCTCCGCGAGGAGCTGACCACCACCGTCCTCGTGACCCACGACCGCTGGGAGGCGCTGGCGCTCGCCGACCGTGTCGCGGTCATGATGCGGGGCGAGATCCTCCAGGTCGACGAGGCCTCCCGGCTGTTCCGGGCCCCGGCCTCCGAGGAGATCGCCCGGTTCGTCGGCGTGGAGACGATCCTGGACTGCCGCGTGCTCTCGTACCGCGCCGGCGTGGCGATCGTGGATGCGGAGGGGCAGAAGCTCGAGGTGGCGGCCGAGGTCGCTCCGGGTGAGCGGGTCAGGCTCTGCCTCAGGCCCGAGGACGTGACGCTCCTGACCCCAGGCGTTCCGCTGCCCGCGTCGAGCTCCCGGAACCAGCTGGCGGGGACCATCACGCGGCTCCTTCCCGTCAGCGTCTATGTCAGGGCGGTGGTCGATTGCGGCTTCCCGCTGGTCGCGCTGGTGACGCACCGCTCGGTGGAGGAGCTCGGGCTCACGGAAGGGGTGCCCGTCATCGCCGCCTTCAAGGCGACGGCGCCTCACGTGATCCGCCACGGGCGCTAG
- a CDS encoding YdcH family protein, translated as MSDRDTLIERLTAENDEFRKLREEHRGYEHELEELQARPFLSADQQWRASELKKLKLMAKDRMEAIIRRARQTSSSQATA; from the coding sequence ATGTCAGACCGTGACACCTTGATTGAGCGACTTACCGCCGAGAACGACGAGTTCCGGAAGCTCCGGGAAGAGCATCGCGGTTACGAGCACGAGCTCGAGGAGCTGCAGGCCCGGCCGTTCCTCTCGGCGGATCAGCAGTGGCGGGCCAGCGAGCTGAAGAAGCTCAAGTTGATGGCCAAGGACCGGATGGAGGCCATCATCCGCCGGGCCCGTCAGACCTCCTCCTCTCAGGCGACGGCCTGA
- the moaC gene encoding cyclic pyranopterin monophosphate synthase MoaC gives MAPSRGESPFGGLSHLTPQGDARMVDVTPKPETAREAVARVILRMKPATLAAVKAGQVAKGDVLGVARTAGILAAKRTPDLIPLAHPLRLTGVDVTFALDPRRSTLTIETRVRTVDKTGVEMEALTAAAVAGLTVYDMVKAVDKGVVLTDLCLLEKSGGKSGAWRRKAVREVAGGRRAQP, from the coding sequence ATGGCGCCTTCGCGGGGGGAGTCCCCCTTCGGAGGGCTCTCCCACCTCACCCCGCAAGGGGACGCGCGCATGGTGGACGTCACGCCCAAGCCGGAGACTGCCCGCGAGGCCGTGGCCCGGGTCATCCTCCGCATGAAACCCGCGACGCTGGCCGCGGTCAAGGCCGGGCAGGTGGCGAAGGGCGACGTCCTCGGCGTGGCGCGGACCGCCGGGATCCTCGCGGCGAAACGAACGCCCGACCTCATCCCGCTCGCTCACCCGCTCAGGCTCACCGGCGTGGATGTGACCTTTGCCCTGGACCCAAGGCGCTCGACCCTCACGATCGAAACGCGCGTCAGGACCGTGGACAAGACCGGCGTCGAGATGGAAGCGCTCACCGCTGCGGCGGTGGCCGGGCTCACCGTCTACGACATGGTGAAGGCCGTGGACAAGGGCGTCGTCCTCACCGACCTCTGCCTCCTGGAGAAGTCTGGCGGGAAGAGCGGGGCGTGGCGGCGGAAGGCCGTCCGCGAGGTCGCCGGCGGCCGTCGGGCTCAGCCATGA
- a CDS encoding acetoin utilization protein AcuC: MNTALIYSEQYGRFDYGPTHPLRMERLGLTWRLMEAYGLTTLPHAKVLAPEPAAEAIIERFHTREYLEVLKAVSAGLQVPGAARYGLGYGDNPVFPGVWDVSCLVAGGSLLAAKLVAEGEIERAFHFAGGLHHAMPARASGFCYIDDPVLAILALRERGWRVAYVDIDAHHGDGVQFAFYRDPGVLTISTHERGDRLFPGTGFVEELGEGPGRGYAVNLPLEAFTDDEVYAEGFEAVVPPLVRAFAPDVVVAQLGIDSHRTDPLTHLALSVQGFARTVKRIVELAPRLVALGGGGYDLANVARAWSAAWAVLNGIELSPELPALARPELARFGFRDGSLWDPPAALPGDTRRETLEYARRQVEAIRRTIFPLHGLV, encoded by the coding sequence ATGAACACGGCCCTGATCTATTCCGAGCAGTACGGCCGCTTCGACTACGGGCCGACGCACCCCCTCAGGATGGAGCGGCTTGGCCTCACCTGGCGGCTCATGGAAGCGTACGGTCTCACGACGCTGCCCCACGCCAAGGTCCTGGCCCCCGAGCCTGCCGCTGAGGCGATCATCGAGCGCTTCCACACCCGGGAGTACCTGGAGGTCCTCAAGGCCGTGAGCGCGGGCCTCCAGGTTCCGGGAGCCGCGCGCTACGGCCTGGGCTACGGGGACAACCCGGTCTTCCCCGGCGTGTGGGACGTCTCGTGCCTGGTCGCGGGCGGCTCGCTCCTCGCGGCCAAGCTGGTGGCGGAGGGCGAGATCGAGCGCGCCTTCCATTTCGCCGGCGGCCTCCACCACGCGATGCCCGCCCGGGCCTCGGGCTTCTGCTACATCGACGACCCGGTGCTGGCGATCCTGGCGCTCCGCGAGCGCGGCTGGCGCGTGGCCTACGTCGACATCGACGCGCACCACGGCGACGGCGTCCAGTTCGCCTTTTACCGGGATCCCGGCGTCCTCACGATCTCAACCCACGAGAGGGGCGACCGTCTCTTCCCCGGCACCGGTTTCGTCGAGGAGCTGGGCGAGGGACCGGGCCGCGGCTACGCGGTGAACCTCCCTCTGGAGGCGTTCACCGACGACGAGGTCTATGCGGAGGGGTTCGAGGCGGTGGTCCCGCCGCTGGTCCGGGCGTTCGCGCCCGACGTGGTCGTGGCGCAGCTCGGGATCGACTCCCACCGCACCGATCCGTTGACCCATCTCGCGCTCTCGGTCCAGGGGTTCGCGCGCACCGTGAAGCGGATCGTCGAGCTGGCCCCGCGGCTCGTCGCCCTCGGCGGCGGCGGTTACGATCTCGCCAACGTCGCCCGGGCCTGGAGCGCGGCCTGGGCGGTGCTGAACGGGATCGAGCTGTCGCCCGAGCTGCCGGCGTTGGCCCGCCCGGAGCTGGCTCGTTTCGGCTTCCGCGACGGCTCGCTCTGGGATCCGCCCGCCGCGCTCCCCGGCGACACCCGGCGCGAGACCCTGGAGTACGCCCGCCGCCAGGTGGAGGCGATCCGGCGGACGATCTTCCCGCTTCATGGCCTAGTTTGA
- the tmk gene encoding dTMP kinase has protein sequence MRGVLITIEGIEGSGKTTQCRMLADWLRARGHVVRETSEPDGTRLGEMVRAFFATDRPAPTPLAEVFLFLAARQQHVSEVIRPALERGEVVLCDRYADATMAYQGYGRGVDRRLIRELNALATGGLRPDRTLLLDLPAEVGLARLSGKALDAFERMDVTFHGRVRQGYLEIALEEPERVVRLRADQPVEALQAEVRAAVEKLFQGREVPA, from the coding sequence ATGCGCGGAGTGCTGATCACGATCGAGGGGATCGAGGGGTCGGGGAAGACGACCCAGTGCCGGATGCTCGCCGACTGGCTGCGCGCCCGGGGGCACGTTGTCCGTGAGACGAGCGAGCCCGACGGGACCCGGCTCGGCGAGATGGTCCGCGCGTTTTTCGCGACCGACCGCCCGGCTCCAACCCCGCTCGCCGAGGTCTTTCTCTTCCTCGCGGCGCGGCAGCAGCACGTCAGCGAGGTCATTCGGCCGGCCCTGGAGCGAGGCGAGGTCGTGCTTTGCGACCGCTACGCCGACGCCACCATGGCTTACCAGGGCTACGGTCGGGGAGTGGACCGGCGCCTCATCCGGGAGCTGAACGCGCTGGCGACCGGCGGGCTACGGCCGGACCGCACGCTCCTCCTGGACCTTCCCGCCGAGGTCGGCCTCGCGCGGCTTTCCGGCAAAGCCCTGGATGCCTTTGAGCGGATGGACGTGACCTTCCACGGGCGGGTGCGGCAGGGCTACCTCGAGATCGCGCTGGAGGAGCCCGAGCGGGTCGTGAGGCTCCGGGCTGACCAGCCGGTCGAAGCGCTTCAGGCCGAAGTCCGGGCCGCGGTCGAGAAGCTCTTCCAGGGCCGGGAGGTGCCCGCATGA
- the holB gene encoding DNA polymerase III subunit delta' codes for MMPGAIRGHAAAIELLERAFALDRVAHAYAFVGPSGVGRKLTALAFARSLLCPSRPSPHLFPPGRGEEMGGTGGREGGVRGLMGGCGSCSACRRVEAGTHPDCQLIAPDGQNIKIEQIRQLERLAALTPHQGPRKIFILDEAERMLPVTANALLKTLEEPPDRTVLVLILSQARALPPTVLSRCQVVRFAPLSEAEAVAVLREHGVDEATARFLARACQGRVGLVLAGDARAWRQRRDGALGVLQQISAGDGDVLLDAVEAVGRDRTQVQEFIEAVWLWHRDLLCAKAGGDARLLVSGDREVELSRAGAAASWEAILGALVACRDAWQALQGNVSPRLTLEVLLSRLVPKAA; via the coding sequence ATGATGCCGGGCGCCATCCGCGGACACGCAGCGGCCATTGAACTGCTCGAGCGCGCCTTCGCCCTGGATCGGGTCGCTCACGCCTATGCCTTTGTCGGGCCCTCGGGCGTCGGGCGAAAGCTGACCGCGCTGGCCTTTGCCCGCTCGCTCCTCTGCCCCTCGCGCCCCTCACCCCACCTCTTCCCACCGGGGAGAGGAGAAGAAATGGGGGGCACCGGAGGGAGAGAGGGCGGGGTGAGGGGGCTAATGGGCGGGTGCGGGAGCTGTTCGGCCTGTCGGCGCGTGGAGGCCGGGACTCACCCCGACTGCCAGCTCATCGCGCCGGATGGTCAGAACATCAAGATCGAGCAGATCCGCCAGCTCGAGCGGCTGGCCGCGCTCACGCCGCACCAGGGCCCGCGAAAGATCTTCATCCTCGACGAGGCAGAGCGAATGCTCCCGGTGACGGCGAACGCGCTCCTCAAGACGCTCGAGGAGCCACCGGACCGGACAGTGCTCGTCCTGATCCTGTCGCAGGCCAGGGCGCTCCCGCCCACAGTGCTCTCGCGCTGTCAGGTCGTGCGGTTCGCGCCGCTGTCGGAGGCCGAGGCCGTCGCAGTGCTGCGTGAACACGGTGTGGACGAGGCGACGGCACGCTTCCTGGCCCGCGCCTGTCAGGGGCGGGTCGGGCTGGTCCTGGCGGGGGACGCCCGGGCGTGGCGCCAGCGGCGGGACGGTGCGCTGGGAGTCCTGCAGCAAATCAGCGCCGGCGACGGTGACGTGCTCCTGGACGCCGTGGAGGCGGTGGGCCGTGACAGGACCCAGGTCCAGGAGTTCATCGAGGCGGTCTGGCTCTGGCACCGTGACCTCCTCTGCGCCAAGGCGGGTGGCGATGCGCGGCTCCTGGTCTCGGGCGACCGCGAGGTCGAGCTGTCCCGGGCCGGCGCGGCGGCCTCGTGGGAGGCGATCCTCGGGGCCCTCGTCGCGTGCCGTGACGCCTGGCAGGCGCTTCAGGGGAACGTGTCCCCGCGGCTGACCCTCGAAGTGCTGCTCAGCCGCCT